One genomic region from Halococcus qingdaonensis encodes:
- a CDS encoding DUF6338 family protein has product MPITAQALVLASLLIAPGLIAVLIAITLGVVEREVTQYQLYGTAFVSSILIDVVFVWIVQVSGKDVTGRDALENIFFTESGFQVIAAVGLFAIAIFVGVIYSIGLHFDIPDKSRALLGHFTSRRRNPWQPWEGTLKDADVVQINLSTGYDVVGRLGEYSRVGKERQIMLHSPQFDFEDEPNRMKILLFEDEIDTVSIQSIESQSGLNRRTKIFSCVIILFLVVVAAISIFY; this is encoded by the coding sequence ATGCCAATTACAGCGCAAGCACTTGTATTGGCATCTCTGTTGATCGCGCCGGGACTTATTGCAGTTCTTATTGCAATTACTCTTGGTGTTGTAGAACGAGAGGTGACGCAATACCAACTATACGGGACAGCTTTTGTATCTAGCATCCTTATTGACGTTGTCTTTGTTTGGATTGTTCAGGTCTCTGGGAAAGATGTAACAGGAAGAGATGCACTTGAAAACATATTCTTTACCGAATCAGGATTCCAGGTCATCGCTGCCGTTGGTCTTTTTGCTATAGCCATTTTTGTTGGTGTTATATATTCTATCGGTTTACATTTCGACATCCCTGATAAATCTCGTGCACTACTCGGACACTTCACTTCTCGTCGTCGAAATCCGTGGCAACCCTGGGAAGGAACACTAAAAGACGCTGATGTAGTACAGATAAATCTCTCGACAGGATATGATGTTGTGGGACGTCTTGGAGAATACAGTCGGGTTGGGAAAGAGAGGCAAATAATGCTTCACTCCCCACAATTTGATTTTGAAGACGAGCCAAATCGGATGAAAATACTCCTTTTCGAAGATGAAATCGATACTGTATCAATCCAGTCTATTGAGAGTCAATCAGGGCTCAATCGGCGTACCAAGATATTCAGCTGTGTCATCATTTTGTTTCTGGTCGTTGTGGCTGCTATAAGTATATTTTACTAA
- a CDS encoding SRPBCC family protein — translation MATYERETYLRAPFEDVWEFHSAITGLTAVTPRLMNLRVEASRGPDGEPDPDILEEGSEIDLSMRPFGVGPRQGWTSRIVERRRDGQAGLFRDTMHDGPFEHWVHTHSFYADAGGTILRDRVECRLPFGELGRLAESFSDIGFEPMFRYRHRETKRRLE, via the coding sequence ATGGCCACCTACGAGCGCGAGACGTACCTGCGCGCGCCCTTCGAGGACGTCTGGGAGTTCCACTCGGCGATCACCGGGCTGACGGCGGTCACGCCCCGACTCATGAACCTCCGGGTGGAGGCCTCGCGCGGCCCGGACGGCGAACCCGATCCCGATATCCTGGAGGAGGGGTCCGAGATCGACCTCTCGATGCGCCCGTTCGGTGTCGGCCCGCGACAGGGCTGGACCTCCCGGATCGTCGAGCGGCGGCGCGACGGACAGGCAGGACTGTTCCGCGACACGATGCACGACGGTCCGTTCGAGCACTGGGTCCACACCCACAGTTTCTACGCCGATGCCGGCGGGACGATCCTCCGCGATCGCGTGGAGTGTCGCCTCCCGTTCGGCGAGCTCGGCCGTCTCGCCGAATCCTTCAGCGATATCGGCTTCGAGCCGATGTTCCGCTATCGCCACCGCGAGACCAAACGCCGACTGGAATAG
- a CDS encoding transcriptional regulator encodes MTQTCRNCKRTFGSELELELHRDVCSDAQLVCEVCGERFAERYATTDGWRYDCPNDDCDGTGLKEDLRPVSDVLVSQ; translated from the coding sequence ATGACCCAGACCTGCAGGAACTGCAAGCGCACCTTCGGCAGCGAACTCGAACTCGAACTCCACCGCGACGTCTGTTCGGACGCCCAGTTGGTGTGTGAGGTATGTGGCGAGCGCTTCGCCGAGCGGTACGCGACGACGGACGGCTGGCGATACGACTGTCCAAACGACGACTGCGACGGCACAGGACTGAAAGAGGACCTCCGACCCGTCAGCGACGTCCTCGTCAGCCAGTAG
- a CDS encoding SRPBCC family protein → MNTSIERTPDGRRLLISRSIDAPAEIVWSILTDTERWPEWGPSIAAVDCPDRFIQDGSRGHVETVGPGALFSGLPDGGLRVPFRVTSCADRRWTWRIAGVPATGHRVESWGENCRAAFEIPLPAAAYAPICRRALVAIERLAGDATG, encoded by the coding sequence GTGAACACGTCCATCGAGCGCACACCCGACGGCCGTCGGCTGCTGATCTCGCGGTCGATCGACGCGCCCGCCGAGATCGTCTGGTCGATCCTGACCGATACCGAGCGCTGGCCCGAGTGGGGACCGTCGATCGCGGCCGTCGACTGTCCCGACCGGTTCATTCAGGACGGATCGCGCGGCCACGTCGAAACCGTGGGTCCGGGCGCGCTGTTCTCGGGCCTGCCGGACGGCGGGCTGCGGGTTCCGTTTCGTGTCACGAGTTGTGCCGATCGTCGGTGGACGTGGCGCATCGCCGGCGTTCCGGCGACCGGTCATCGGGTCGAGTCCTGGGGCGAGAACTGTCGGGCGGCGTTCGAGATCCCGTTGCCTGCGGCGGCGTACGCACCGATCTGTCGGCGGGCGCTGGTCGCGATCGAACGACTCGCCGGCGACGCTACTGGCTGA
- a CDS encoding aldo/keto reductase — translation MEYTTLGDTGMEVSRLCLGCMSFGSSDWRDWVLEEEESREIIERAIDLGINFFDTANMYSLGESERVLGNALAGYDRDWPVVATKVYHPMDEDNPNAGGLSRKAIEQELDNSLDRLGMDTIDLYQTHRWDGNTPIDETLGALDDAVRRGKARYIGGSSMWAHQFADALHTSEMENLERFVTMQNHYNLVYREEEREMLPLTDKEGIGVMPWSPLARGYLTRPHEDIGATDRGASEEHLYEHPYRAGGGREINERVQELADEKGVTMAQISLAWLLHKEWVDAPIVGTTSVEHLEQAVEALDISLSESDQEYLEEPYEPVPVSGHD, via the coding sequence ATGGAATACACGACTCTCGGTGACACGGGCATGGAGGTCAGTCGGCTCTGTCTCGGCTGCATGAGCTTCGGCAGTTCGGACTGGCGCGACTGGGTGCTCGAAGAGGAGGAGAGTCGCGAGATCATCGAGCGCGCGATCGACCTCGGCATCAACTTCTTCGATACGGCGAACATGTACTCGCTCGGTGAGTCCGAACGCGTGCTCGGCAACGCACTCGCGGGCTACGATCGCGACTGGCCGGTCGTCGCCACGAAAGTCTACCACCCGATGGACGAGGACAACCCGAACGCCGGCGGACTCTCCCGGAAGGCCATCGAGCAGGAACTCGACAACAGTCTCGATAGGCTCGGAATGGACACGATCGACCTCTACCAGACCCACCGCTGGGACGGGAACACGCCGATCGACGAGACGCTCGGCGCGCTCGACGACGCGGTGCGCCGCGGGAAGGCCAGATATATCGGCGGCTCGTCGATGTGGGCTCACCAGTTCGCCGACGCGCTGCACACGAGCGAAATGGAGAACCTCGAACGGTTCGTGACGATGCAGAACCACTACAATCTCGTCTATCGCGAGGAGGAGCGCGAGATGCTCCCGCTCACCGACAAGGAAGGCATCGGCGTCATGCCGTGGAGCCCGCTCGCGCGCGGCTACCTCACCCGCCCACACGAGGATATCGGCGCGACCGACCGCGGTGCGAGCGAGGAACACCTCTACGAGCATCCATACCGCGCGGGCGGCGGGCGGGAGATCAACGAGCGCGTCCAGGAACTCGCCGACGAAAAGGGCGTCACGATGGCACAGATCTCGCTCGCGTGGCTGCTACACAAGGAGTGGGTCGACGCACCGATCGTCGGCACGACGAGCGTCGAACACTTGGAACAGGCCGTCGAAGCGCTCGACATCTCGCTGTCCGAGAGCGACCAGGAGTACCTCGAAGAGCCCTACGAGCCGGTGCCCGTTTCGGGTCACGACTGA
- a CDS encoding MFS transporter: MNTDRATLAAMIFAVMFGQVALYPGVPELVAALDAQTTLDASTWFLAAEYAGFVLFAGVWGALSDAGGRRSRFIVAGALGGVASYALLVGLAWFTELGFTTMLLVRFVEGSFTIGAFSLSITMLMDMEGGHGRNMGAAGIAIGSGTALGAPLGGQLSAVGPLVPLVVAAGLLCLVALLAVRLSERTVESRRGGIGAALSGLADRPALGLPYLFGFADRFTAGFFALVGTLYFRQTFGLDAGTAGLVLGLFFAPFALGQYPMGRLSDRIGRLLPVVAGSVLYGSAVLAVYLAPTIEIASATMVLLGIAGALVAPATMALVTDLATDRGTAMGGFNVFGSLGFLVGTVGGGAIADSFGFGAAFLAAAALEAGVVIVTLPLLVRLDVPRSVLLGDHDSA; the protein is encoded by the coding sequence GTGAATACCGACCGTGCCACGCTTGCGGCGATGATCTTCGCCGTCATGTTCGGGCAGGTGGCACTCTATCCTGGCGTGCCGGAGCTCGTCGCTGCGCTCGATGCGCAAACGACGCTCGACGCAAGCACGTGGTTTCTCGCGGCCGAATACGCGGGATTCGTCCTCTTCGCCGGCGTCTGGGGTGCACTGAGCGATGCCGGCGGCCGCCGTTCCCGGTTCATCGTCGCCGGCGCGCTCGGCGGCGTGGCGAGCTACGCGCTCCTGGTCGGGCTCGCGTGGTTCACCGAGCTCGGCTTCACGACGATGCTTCTCGTCCGCTTCGTCGAGGGAAGTTTCACCATCGGGGCGTTCTCGCTGTCGATAACGATGCTGATGGATATGGAGGGCGGGCACGGCCGCAACATGGGTGCGGCGGGCATCGCCATCGGCTCGGGGACGGCGCTCGGCGCGCCGCTCGGCGGTCAGCTCTCGGCCGTCGGCCCGCTCGTCCCGCTGGTCGTCGCCGCCGGCCTACTCTGTCTCGTCGCGCTGCTCGCGGTGCGACTGTCGGAACGCACAGTCGAGAGCCGGCGGGGCGGCATCGGGGCGGCGCTCTCGGGGCTCGCCGACCGGCCGGCGCTCGGATTACCCTACCTGTTCGGCTTCGCCGATCGCTTCACCGCAGGGTTCTTCGCGCTCGTCGGCACGCTCTACTTCAGGCAAACCTTCGGCCTCGATGCCGGCACGGCGGGGCTCGTGCTCGGATTGTTCTTCGCGCCGTTCGCGCTCGGCCAGTACCCGATGGGGCGACTCTCGGACCGGATCGGCCGCCTACTCCCCGTCGTCGCCGGGTCGGTACTCTACGGCAGCGCAGTGCTCGCGGTCTATCTCGCACCCACGATCGAGATCGCCAGCGCGACGATGGTGCTCTTAGGAATCGCCGGCGCGCTCGTCGCCCCGGCGACGATGGCGCTCGTCACCGATCTCGCGACCGACCGCGGCACGGCGATGGGCGGGTTCAACGTCTTCGGCAGCCTCGGCTTCCTCGTCGGGACAGTGGGCGGCGGCGCGATCGCCGACAGTTTCGGCTTCGGCGCGGCCTTTCTCGCCGCCGCGGCGCTCGAAGCCGGCGTCGTGATCGTGACGCTCCCGCTGCTCGTCCGCCTTGACGTTCCCCGGAGCGTGTTGCTCGGTGATCACGACTCCGCCTGA
- a CDS encoding nuclear transport factor 2 family protein, whose amino-acid sequence MADPESVVRRYYELVDAENYDDLVALFADDVSYERPGQDAIEGRDALRTFYEEGRPLDDGSHEVHDVLVDGDTVAVRGSFSGRQNGERVGFDFADIHEFEGETIARRYTFTDRDEV is encoded by the coding sequence ATGGCCGATCCCGAATCCGTGGTCCGGCGGTACTACGAACTCGTCGACGCCGAGAACTACGACGACCTCGTCGCGCTGTTCGCCGACGATGTCAGCTACGAACGCCCCGGCCAGGACGCCATCGAGGGTCGCGACGCGCTGCGAACGTTCTACGAGGAGGGTCGCCCGCTCGACGACGGCTCACACGAGGTCCACGACGTGCTCGTCGACGGCGATACGGTCGCCGTTCGGGGCTCGTTCTCCGGTCGGCAAAACGGTGAGCGCGTCGGGTTCGACTTCGCCGATATCCACGAGTTCGAGGGCGAGACGATCGCGCGGCGATACACCTTTACCGACCGCGACGAGGTCTGA
- a CDS encoding OFA family MFS transporter produces MASAAESGDVDYSARAREALGYSRWWQIAAAAVMMALISPYQYVWSSIEGPLAADLDLQLSALGLVFTLFVAFQSISQFPVGTWRDSHGPRRISLLAGVLAGGGYLGLAYATELWQVYVLYSLGAIGVGIVYTVAINTALKWFPDRRGLTTGIGTMAFAAGSAAFIPYVRANATVGGYSDVLRNMGLLIGIGVLVGAVVLRDPPTDWLPGRTDGGQATAAAHSGNDYTWREMLRTWQFWDLLVMFAFVNTAGLMLTAKVVSFAQQFGLAATVATASATILALVGGLSRVVVGGVSDRLSRRRTILASAILTGVGLFALVWFARLGSGIGFVAAVIVTTFFWSPQFALFPSIVGDYYGQANSSSNYALVYMGKVAGGTLGGVVAGFLITIVGWSTTFLIGGGLSLLAGIGAFALRPPSRS; encoded by the coding sequence ATGGCGTCCGCGGCCGAATCAGGCGACGTCGACTATAGCGCCCGCGCACGCGAAGCACTCGGCTACTCGCGCTGGTGGCAGATCGCCGCCGCGGCGGTGATGATGGCACTCATCAGTCCCTACCAGTACGTCTGGTCGTCGATCGAAGGGCCGCTGGCGGCCGATCTCGACCTCCAGCTGTCGGCGCTCGGCCTCGTCTTCACCCTGTTCGTCGCCTTCCAATCGATCTCACAGTTTCCCGTCGGGACGTGGCGTGACAGCCACGGCCCGCGCCGCATCAGCCTGCTCGCCGGCGTGCTCGCCGGCGGCGGCTATCTCGGTCTCGCCTACGCGACCGAACTCTGGCAAGTCTACGTGCTCTATTCGCTCGGCGCGATCGGCGTCGGCATCGTCTACACCGTCGCCATCAACACCGCGCTCAAGTGGTTCCCCGACCGGCGCGGGCTCACCACGGGCATCGGCACGATGGCGTTCGCCGCCGGCAGCGCAGCGTTCATCCCCTACGTCCGCGCGAACGCAACCGTCGGGGGCTATTCCGACGTGCTCCGCAACATGGGACTGCTCATCGGTATCGGCGTCCTCGTCGGCGCGGTCGTGCTCCGCGACCCGCCGACGGACTGGCTTCCAGGGCGAACCGACGGCGGGCAGGCGACGGCAGCCGCGCACTCGGGAAACGACTACACCTGGCGCGAGATGCTGCGCACCTGGCAGTTCTGGGATCTGCTCGTCATGTTCGCGTTCGTCAACACGGCCGGGCTGATGCTGACGGCGAAGGTCGTCTCGTTCGCCCAGCAGTTCGGTCTCGCGGCGACGGTCGCCACCGCCTCGGCGACGATCCTCGCGCTCGTCGGCGGCCTCAGCCGCGTCGTCGTCGGCGGCGTCTCGGATCGGCTCTCTCGCCGGCGCACCATCCTCGCGTCGGCGATCCTCACCGGTGTCGGCCTGTTTGCGCTCGTCTGGTTCGCTCGACTCGGCTCCGGCATCGGCTTCGTCGCCGCCGTGATCGTCACCACGTTCTTCTGGAGCCCGCAGTTCGCACTCTTCCCGAGCATCGTCGGCGACTACTACGGGCAGGCGAACTCGTCGAGCAACTACGCGCTGGTCTACATGGGAAAGGTCGCCGGCGGTACCCTCGGCGGCGTCGTCGCCGGCTTCCTCATCACCATCGTCGGCTGGTCGACGACGTTCCTCATCGGCGGCGGTCTCTCGCTGCTGGCTGGCATCGGCGCGTTCGCGCTCAGACCGCCCAGCCGATCCTGA
- the ggt gene encoding gamma-glutamyltransferase yields the protein MPNPDLDRFTSRRSTVYANEGIVATSQPLAAEAGLELLREGGNAFDAAVATAAALNVVEPTSTGLGGDAFALYRTADGEVGAMRACGGAPADATIENVRQSVRDHEDSASWYPADRGYAVDGSDDSDELGMPFLGPHAVTVPGSARGWEATVERYGRRSLGDALQPAIRYATDGYPVSEVIAHHWQAGEELFTDAHAAEAYLDDGAAPAAGERISLPRLGESLATIAEQGADAFYEGEIAESIVDEIQGKGGFLSHADLAEFEVEFPEPVSTRYHGADVYELPPNNQGLVALEALNIAEEIDAGAHPLESPERVHYFSEAMKRAFHDGHRYITDPNHEDVPPLASREWAEQRATDIGAVASDVSFGVPDSHAEDADTVLLCVADGEGNVVSFINSRFAGFGSGLVAGDTGIALQNRGASFSLDPEHPNSLAPGKRPFHTLIPGVVDLAPDGDREDWAAFGVMGGFMQPQGHVQVLSNLVDYDLPLQAALDRPRWRYREDGSLAVEGRIGGHLATKLARMGHEVRVDTPTQFGGAQIARNNEGTLSGATEPRKDGTVAGY from the coding sequence ATGCCCAACCCCGATCTGGATCGGTTCACGTCACGCCGTTCGACCGTCTACGCGAACGAGGGGATCGTCGCCACGAGCCAGCCGCTCGCCGCCGAGGCCGGTCTCGAACTCCTCCGCGAGGGCGGCAACGCCTTCGACGCCGCCGTCGCCACCGCGGCCGCGCTCAACGTCGTCGAGCCGACGAGCACGGGCCTCGGCGGCGACGCGTTCGCGCTCTATCGCACCGCCGACGGCGAGGTCGGCGCGATGCGCGCCTGTGGTGGTGCGCCTGCCGACGCGACGATCGAGAACGTCCGTCAGTCGGTGCGCGACCACGAGGACTCGGCCTCGTGGTATCCGGCGGATCGCGGCTACGCGGTCGACGGCAGCGACGACTCCGACGAACTCGGCATGCCGTTTCTCGGACCACACGCCGTCACGGTGCCCGGCAGCGCGCGCGGCTGGGAGGCGACCGTCGAGCGCTACGGGCGGCGCTCACTCGGCGACGCGCTCCAGCCCGCGATCCGCTACGCGACCGACGGCTACCCCGTCTCCGAGGTCATCGCCCACCACTGGCAGGCCGGCGAGGAGCTGTTCACCGACGCCCACGCAGCCGAAGCTTACCTCGACGACGGTGCCGCCCCCGCGGCCGGCGAGCGGATCAGCCTGCCGCGACTCGGCGAGAGCCTCGCGACGATCGCCGAGCAGGGTGCGGACGCGTTCTACGAGGGCGAGATCGCCGAGTCGATCGTCGACGAGATCCAGGGGAAGGGCGGCTTCCTCTCGCACGCGGACCTCGCGGAGTTCGAAGTCGAGTTCCCTGAACCGGTCTCGACGCGCTATCACGGCGCGGACGTGTACGAACTCCCGCCCAATAACCAGGGGCTCGTCGCGCTCGAAGCGCTCAACATCGCCGAGGAGATCGACGCCGGCGCACACCCCCTGGAGTCGCCCGAGCGCGTCCACTACTTCTCCGAGGCGATGAAACGCGCCTTCCACGACGGCCATCGCTACATCACCGATCCGAACCACGAGGACGTGCCGCCGCTCGCCTCACGCGAGTGGGCCGAGCAGCGCGCCACCGATATCGGTGCGGTCGCGAGCGACGTGAGCTTCGGGGTGCCCGACAGCCACGCCGAGGACGCCGACACCGTGCTGCTCTGCGTCGCCGACGGCGAGGGGAACGTCGTCTCATTCATCAACTCGCGGTTCGCCGGCTTCGGGAGCGGGCTCGTCGCCGGCGACACTGGCATCGCCCTCCAGAACCGGGGCGCGTCGTTCTCGCTCGATCCCGAGCACCCGAACAGCCTCGCACCGGGCAAGCGCCCGTTCCACACGCTCATCCCCGGCGTCGTCGATCTCGCACCCGACGGGGATCGTGAGGATTGGGCGGCCTTCGGCGTCATGGGAGGGTTCATGCAGCCACAGGGGCACGTGCAGGTGCTCTCCAACCTCGTCGATTACGATCTGCCCCTCCAGGCGGCGCTCGATCGCCCCCGATGGCGCTACCGCGAGGACGGCTCGCTCGCCGTCGAAGGTCGTATCGGCGGCCATCTCGCGACGAAACTCGCCCGGATGGGCCACGAGGTGCGCGTCGACACGCCGACGCAGTTCGGCGGCGCACAGATCGCGCGAAACAACGAGGGTACCCTTTCGGGCGCGACCGAACCCCGGAAGGACGGCACGGTCGCCGGCTACTGA
- a CDS encoding ABC transporter substrate-binding protein, giving the protein MSTDTVAHEGTRTRRRFLKTTGAIAGGAALAGCTGDGDGQGTNDSGTNGTAGNGSEAQNGSGGGGGGKIGNDRLDLVNSTVSSFDPIAASDTASGAVTTQLFDGLMTYPNGEVPVTALIASGYEVSDDYTTYTFSLKEGVKFHNGDEVTANDFVYSYERLAGSPNSQAVADILDSVGIAHETDGDDAYKPNTLATEAVDEYTFRFEIEQPFHAALQVLSNNQFAAVPEGIVGDIQGYQGRMEQGKFANDPIGAGPFRFGNYQSGTSVSVERFDDYHGTGPKIAGVRWQLIEDTSAIYNFVMERNADVFNIPTAQYKQERAAIERTDDKGRRFGTYGPLRNGATVNYLEVPSLSVFYIGFNVPNVPTPVRKATAYALNQGTVVDQVFKGRGLPAYHYTIPSIYPGGPDAYEKHAKQEYPYGYNESQLDRARQVMEDAGYGPNNTFSLGMTIYQSKTWLETAKLLRDQLASAHIEMQIQQTQFSSLLEQVQKGSVDAFTLGWIVPWAAPDAFVKHLNPATSDTSTPSPESYTNRPTDTQSAQRAIDAWGTVQNNTAPTKQAKRARNEAYITMEEANWEAMASLPVYHEVTPRFWYDSVDISPFGIAGDYKQKFNEVTLG; this is encoded by the coding sequence ATGTCAACTGATACAGTGGCACATGAAGGCACACGAACGCGCCGTCGGTTCCTCAAAACGACGGGCGCGATCGCGGGCGGTGCGGCGCTCGCGGGCTGCACTGGTGACGGCGACGGGCAGGGTACGAACGACTCGGGCACGAACGGCACGGCGGGGAACGGCTCCGAGGCACAGAACGGTAGCGGCGGAGGTGGTGGCGGAAAGATCGGGAACGATCGCCTCGATCTGGTCAACTCGACAGTCTCGTCGTTCGACCCGATCGCGGCGTCGGACACCGCCTCGGGCGCGGTCACGACGCAGCTGTTCGACGGGCTGATGACGTATCCGAACGGCGAAGTGCCGGTCACGGCGCTCATCGCCTCGGGATACGAGGTCTCGGACGATTACACGACCTACACCTTCTCGCTCAAGGAAGGGGTGAAATTTCACAACGGCGACGAGGTGACGGCGAACGACTTCGTCTACAGCTACGAGCGGTTGGCGGGCTCGCCGAACTCGCAGGCGGTCGCGGACATCCTCGACTCGGTCGGCATTGCCCACGAGACGGACGGCGACGACGCTTACAAGCCGAACACGCTGGCCACGGAGGCAGTCGACGAGTACACGTTCCGGTTCGAGATCGAACAGCCGTTCCACGCCGCGCTGCAGGTGCTCTCGAACAACCAGTTCGCGGCGGTTCCCGAGGGGATCGTCGGCGACATCCAGGGCTATCAGGGCCGGATGGAACAGGGGAAGTTCGCCAACGACCCGATCGGGGCCGGGCCGTTTCGATTCGGCAACTACCAGTCGGGCACCAGCGTCAGCGTCGAGCGCTTCGACGACTACCACGGAACGGGCCCGAAGATCGCCGGCGTGCGTTGGCAGCTCATCGAGGACACGAGCGCCATTTACAACTTCGTGATGGAGCGCAACGCGGACGTCTTCAACATCCCGACCGCACAGTACAAACAGGAGCGGGCGGCCATCGAGCGCACGGACGACAAAGGACGCCGGTTCGGGACGTACGGTCCGCTGCGAAACGGCGCGACCGTGAACTATCTCGAAGTGCCGTCGCTGTCGGTCTTCTACATCGGGTTCAACGTCCCGAACGTGCCCACGCCCGTTCGGAAGGCGACCGCGTACGCGCTCAACCAGGGCACCGTCGTCGATCAGGTGTTCAAAGGGCGCGGGCTGCCGGCCTACCACTACACGATCCCGAGCATCTATCCGGGCGGGCCGGATGCCTACGAGAAACACGCGAAGCAGGAGTATCCCTACGGCTACAACGAATCCCAGCTCGACCGGGCGCGACAGGTGATGGAGGACGCGGGCTACGGACCGAACAACACGTTCTCGCTCGGCATGACGATCTATCAGTCGAAGACGTGGCTCGAAACCGCGAAGCTGCTGCGTGATCAGCTCGCGAGCGCCCACATCGAGATGCAGATCCAGCAGACGCAGTTCTCCTCGCTGCTCGAACAGGTCCAGAAGGGCAGCGTCGACGCGTTCACGCTCGGCTGGATCGTCCCGTGGGCCGCACCGGACGCGTTCGTCAAGCATCTCAACCCTGCAACCTCCGACACGAGCACGCCGTCGCCGGAGTCGTACACCAATCGCCCGACCGATACCCAGTCCGCCCAGCGCGCCATCGACGCATGGGGGACGGTCCAGAACAACACCGCACCGACGAAACAGGCCAAGCGGGCCCGCAACGAGGCGTACATCACGATGGAGGAGGCCAACTGGGAGGCGATGGCCAGCCTGCCGGTCTACCACGAGGTCACGCCCCGGTTCTGGTACGATTCGGTCGACATCTCGCCGTTCGGCATCGCCGGCGACTACAAACAGAAGTTCAACGAGGTCACGCTCGGATAG